In one Pseudarthrobacter sp. NBSH8 genomic region, the following are encoded:
- a CDS encoding energy-coupling factor transporter transmembrane protein EcfT, translating to MRDALTLRGNQALLTRANPLAKFGVVFLITLVLALSIDWVSATTALVAELALFPLAGLTLRLLWQRGWPLIIASALGGWSTAIVAADSGAVLLDVGIWSISEGSLQLGIGFMLRGLAIALPAILLMTCTDPTDLADALAQRARLPHRFVLGTLAAMRLVGLMAEEWQTIGMARRARGVGSQGTPLQRLRATLGQSFGLLVQAIRRASRLAITMEARGFGTGQRTWARESTYSTLDAWVLAGGLLIAAAAVVAAAVMGTWNFVWR from the coding sequence ATGAGGGACGCACTGACTCTCCGCGGCAACCAGGCGCTGCTGACGCGCGCCAACCCGTTGGCCAAGTTCGGCGTCGTTTTCCTCATCACGCTGGTGCTGGCGCTCTCCATCGACTGGGTGTCCGCCACCACCGCGCTCGTTGCCGAGCTGGCGCTCTTCCCGCTGGCCGGCCTCACCCTGCGCCTGTTGTGGCAGCGCGGTTGGCCGCTCATCATCGCGTCCGCCCTGGGCGGCTGGAGCACGGCGATCGTCGCGGCCGATAGCGGCGCCGTACTGCTCGACGTCGGAATCTGGTCCATCAGCGAAGGTTCCCTGCAGCTGGGAATCGGCTTTATGCTGCGCGGCCTCGCGATAGCACTGCCGGCGATCCTCCTTATGACGTGCACAGACCCCACTGACCTCGCGGATGCGCTGGCGCAGAGAGCCCGGTTGCCGCACCGGTTTGTCCTCGGCACGCTGGCCGCGATGCGCCTGGTGGGACTTATGGCCGAGGAATGGCAGACCATCGGCATGGCGCGGCGGGCCCGCGGGGTGGGCTCGCAGGGCACCCCGCTGCAACGGCTGCGGGCCACCCTCGGGCAGAGCTTTGGGCTCCTGGTCCAGGCCATCCGCCGCGCGTCCCGCCTGGCCATCACCATGGAAGCGCGCGGTTTTGGCACCGGGCAGCGGACGTGGGCCCGGGAGTCCACCTATTCGACGTTGGACGCCTGGGTGCTGGCGGGCGGCCTGCTGATCGCGGCGGCCGCTGTGGTTGCCGCGGCTGTAATGGGGACCTGGAACTTCGTCTGGCGCTAG
- a CDS encoding ABC transporter ATP-binding protein — translation MTASDAGASGVRPAAVSARGWGWRHAGRSAPAVHGLDLDIAPGERVLLLGPSGAGKSTLLHALAGVLGDEGDDADETGSLLIDGVVPRGQRGRSGLMQQDPETQVVLSRLGDDVAFGAENLAVPRDEIWRRVHEALDDVGLRSAGGGGAGLNANGTGVDANGGPGAAGLPLDHPTSALSGGQKQRLALAGILAMRPGLILLDEPTANLDPAGVLEVRDAVGRCLDKTGATLVVVEHRVSVWKDLVDRIVVLQPGSAAGSAGSLAGTSAVLLDGPPDQVLDEAREMLIGAGVWVPGYIPATRRRASTGSGDLLLAAEDLAVSRERPRRRGFRTIPPVPVQLGITAQVRSGHALTVTGPNGAGKSTFALTLAGLLAPVAGKVSAAVELSEGAGIDPFKWKANQLISRIGTVFQEPEHQFVTGRVLDELMFGPRHLGHGEERVEELLERLRLTHLVDANPYTLSGGEKRRLSVATVLAAHPRVLVLDEPTFGQDANTWAELASFLSELLDAGTSVVSVTHDQEFSAVLGGAELRLGPASRGGARQEAGAA, via the coding sequence ATGACCGCTTCCGACGCCGGCGCTTCCGGAGTGCGCCCCGCCGCGGTGTCCGCCCGTGGCTGGGGCTGGCGGCATGCCGGCCGTTCCGCCCCCGCCGTCCACGGGCTCGACCTCGACATCGCTCCCGGCGAGCGGGTGCTGCTGCTGGGCCCGTCGGGCGCCGGCAAGTCAACGCTGCTGCACGCGCTCGCAGGGGTGCTGGGGGATGAAGGAGACGACGCCGACGAAACCGGTTCGCTGCTGATCGACGGGGTGGTTCCCCGCGGGCAGCGCGGCCGCTCGGGGCTGATGCAGCAGGACCCGGAAACGCAGGTGGTTCTGTCGCGCCTGGGCGACGACGTCGCCTTCGGCGCCGAGAACCTCGCCGTTCCGCGGGACGAGATCTGGCGGCGCGTCCATGAAGCGCTCGACGACGTCGGGCTGCGAAGTGCCGGGGGCGGCGGAGCTGGTTTGAACGCCAATGGCACAGGTGTGGACGCCAACGGCGGGCCAGGTGCCGCCGGGCTCCCGCTGGACCACCCGACGTCGGCCCTGTCCGGCGGACAGAAGCAGCGACTGGCGCTGGCCGGGATCCTCGCGATGCGGCCCGGGCTGATCCTGCTGGACGAGCCCACCGCGAACCTGGATCCCGCCGGCGTGCTGGAAGTCCGGGACGCAGTGGGCCGCTGCCTGGACAAAACCGGCGCCACACTCGTTGTGGTGGAACACCGCGTGTCCGTCTGGAAGGACCTGGTGGACCGGATTGTGGTGCTCCAGCCGGGCTCCGCTGCGGGCTCCGCAGGAAGTTTGGCCGGTACGTCCGCCGTCTTGCTGGACGGGCCGCCGGACCAGGTACTCGACGAGGCGCGGGAAATGCTGATCGGCGCGGGCGTGTGGGTGCCGGGGTATATTCCGGCAACCCGCCGCCGCGCGTCCACAGGCTCCGGTGACCTGCTGCTGGCCGCTGAGGACCTGGCCGTCTCCCGCGAGCGTCCGCGGCGCCGCGGCTTCCGGACCATCCCGCCCGTGCCGGTGCAGCTGGGCATCACCGCCCAGGTCCGTTCCGGCCACGCACTCACCGTCACGGGTCCCAACGGCGCCGGCAAGTCAACGTTTGCGCTAACGCTCGCCGGGCTTTTGGCACCAGTGGCGGGGAAGGTGTCCGCCGCCGTCGAGCTTTCCGAGGGGGCCGGGATCGATCCCTTCAAATGGAAAGCCAACCAGCTGATTTCCCGCATCGGAACCGTGTTCCAGGAGCCCGAGCACCAGTTCGTTACCGGCCGGGTGCTGGACGAACTGATGTTCGGCCCGCGGCATCTGGGCCATGGCGAAGAGCGGGTTGAAGAGCTGCTGGAACGGCTGCGCCTGACGCACCTGGTGGACGCCAATCCGTACACGTTGTCCGGCGGCGAAAAGCGGCGCCTGTCGGTGGCCACGGTCCTGGCGGCCCACCCGCGAGTGCTGGTGCTGGACGAGCCGACCTTCGGCCAGGACGCCAACACCTGGGCCGAACTCGCATCGTTCCTCTCAGAACTGCTCGACGCCGGAACCTCCGTGGTTTCCGTGACCCACGACCAGGAATTCAGCGCCGTCCTGGGCGGGGCCGAACTGCGGCTTGGCCCGGCCTCACGCGGCGGCGCCCGCCAGGAAGCGGGTGCGGCATGA
- a CDS encoding ECF transporter S component: MTTAAIKKTGNTWRVVDIVVAALIAITGGVIFWAWSQGAGIVSAPMNAVYPPLTGLIAGGWMIPAVLGMLIIRKPGAALFCEAVAATGELIMGSQYGATVLISGLLQGLGAELVFFLLVYGNFRFKSFLHQKYNLIAALLAGAGAGLFCGLNDSFLPWGWNIAYEPGDKLAYIVFCTISGAVIAGALSWIATRGLARTGVLSSFASRKAASEPVFN, translated from the coding sequence ATGACAACTGCAGCAATCAAAAAGACCGGCAATACCTGGCGTGTTGTGGACATCGTGGTGGCGGCGCTCATCGCCATCACCGGTGGCGTGATCTTCTGGGCCTGGTCCCAGGGCGCCGGCATCGTTTCCGCACCAATGAATGCCGTTTACCCCCCGCTGACCGGCCTGATCGCCGGCGGCTGGATGATCCCGGCAGTGCTGGGCATGCTCATCATCCGCAAACCCGGCGCGGCGCTCTTCTGCGAAGCTGTGGCCGCCACCGGCGAACTCATCATGGGCTCGCAGTACGGCGCCACGGTGCTGATCTCCGGACTCCTCCAGGGCCTAGGCGCCGAACTGGTGTTCTTCCTGCTGGTGTACGGCAACTTCCGGTTCAAGTCCTTCCTGCACCAGAAGTACAACCTCATCGCCGCTCTCCTGGCCGGTGCCGGGGCGGGCCTGTTCTGCGGCCTCAACGACTCGTTCCTGCCGTGGGGCTGGAACATCGCGTACGAGCCCGGCGACAAGCTTGCGTACATCGTTTTCTGCACCATCTCCGGCGCGGTGATTGCGGGCGCGCTGTCCTGGATCGCCACCCGCGGCCTGGCCAGGACCGGCGTGCTGAGCTCGTTCGCGTCCCGGAAGGCAGCTTCGGAGCCCGTCTTCAACTGA
- a CDS encoding heme-degrading domain-containing protein, with protein MTANNPTVTAFNPDATVPQPVGLLEALIARIEGEISELQFPHFTRDDSLNLGLLLVELGKSRRLPIAIDITKGDQVLFHVALDGATPDNEHWIRAKQRTAARYEIPSLLVGLRGRLHGGRIEDHGWYDETVYAAHGGCFPVYVAGVGAVATVTVSGLPQQQDHDLVVEALREILESMQPG; from the coding sequence ATGACTGCCAACAACCCGACTGTGACTGCGTTCAATCCCGATGCGACGGTGCCCCAGCCGGTGGGGCTGCTGGAGGCCCTGATCGCCCGCATCGAGGGCGAGATCAGCGAGCTGCAGTTTCCCCATTTCACCAGGGATGATTCCCTCAATCTGGGGCTGCTGCTGGTGGAGCTCGGCAAATCGCGCCGGCTGCCTATCGCGATCGACATCACGAAGGGTGACCAGGTCCTTTTCCATGTTGCCCTGGACGGCGCCACCCCCGACAACGAGCACTGGATCCGGGCGAAGCAGCGCACCGCCGCCAGGTATGAGATCCCGTCGTTGCTGGTGGGCCTCCGCGGCAGGCTGCACGGCGGCCGGATCGAGGACCACGGCTGGTACGACGAAACCGTCTACGCGGCCCACGGCGGCTGCTTCCCGGTCTACGTCGCCGGCGTGGGCGCCGTAGCCACGGTGACGGTCTCGGGCCTGCCCCAGCAGCAGGACCACGATCTCGTGGTGGAAGCCCTGCGGGAGATTCTGGAGTCCATGCAGCCGGGTTAG
- a CDS encoding DUF4235 domain-containing protein gives MNLFIKLLGTAISLGAGFVGTKMVNTVWEKSTGRKAPTGKDEDTPTSLRSALTFALISASVSTIIQVLANRGTQRAITRFAKSQDIV, from the coding sequence ATGAACCTGTTCATCAAGCTGCTCGGCACCGCAATCAGCCTCGGCGCCGGATTCGTCGGCACCAAGATGGTCAATACCGTGTGGGAAAAGTCCACCGGCCGGAAGGCTCCCACCGGCAAGGATGAAGACACCCCCACGAGCCTCCGCTCGGCGCTGACGTTCGCGCTTATTTCGGCCTCGGTCAGCACCATCATTCAGGTGCTGGCCAACCGCGGCACACAGCGGGCCATTACCCGCTTCGCCAAGTCCCAGGACATCGTCTAA
- the mnhG gene encoding monovalent cation/H(+) antiporter subunit G — translation MNPEASVVDNVIDTVSAVFLVVGALMSLAAAVGLLRFPDLLSRMHAATKPQVLGLFLLLAAIGLQMRTWWVWPALLVAWIFQLLTVPVSAHMVGRAGYRTKHLHRELLSSDELDAVVQKAAQSSRDDSSRDEAYDGGRRD, via the coding sequence ATGAATCCTGAGGCCAGCGTGGTTGATAACGTCATCGATACCGTGTCGGCGGTGTTCCTGGTGGTGGGTGCCCTCATGTCCCTCGCCGCCGCCGTCGGACTGCTCCGTTTTCCGGACCTGCTCAGCCGCATGCACGCGGCCACCAAGCCCCAGGTGCTGGGGCTGTTCCTGCTCCTTGCGGCCATCGGCCTGCAGATGCGCACCTGGTGGGTGTGGCCCGCGCTGCTCGTGGCCTGGATTTTCCAGCTGCTGACCGTGCCGGTTTCCGCCCACATGGTGGGCCGCGCCGGGTACCGCACCAAACACCTGCACCGCGAGCTGCTCAGCTCCGATGAACTCGACGCCGTGGTTCAGAAGGCGGCACAATCGTCCCGGGATGACTCGTCCCGGGATGAAGCGTACGACGGCGGGCGGCGGGACTGA
- a CDS encoding monovalent cation/H+ antiporter complex subunit F: MMQTVLAVTAVILSLAAAGAIIRISRGPSLLDRVLASDVLLAILGAALCIDMAVNRHLNNLMLLVALSIVGFIGAVTVARFVADRREQANES; this comes from the coding sequence ATGATGCAGACCGTTCTGGCTGTTACGGCAGTCATTCTTTCGCTGGCAGCGGCGGGAGCCATCATTAGGATCTCCCGCGGCCCGTCGCTGCTGGACAGGGTGCTGGCCTCCGACGTCCTGCTCGCGATCCTCGGCGCGGCCCTATGCATCGATATGGCCGTTAACCGGCACCTGAACAACCTGATGCTGCTGGTGGCGCTGTCCATTGTCGGCTTCATCGGGGCAGTGACGGTTGCGCGCTTTGTGGCCGACCGGCGGGAGCAAGCCAATGAATCCTGA
- a CDS encoding Na+/H+ antiporter subunit E, translated as MSRRRISLRQELPLLVWLVIVWGALWQDFSPGNLLFGALLAVLVARMFYLPPVEVSGRFNILHAVPFALRFLGRVAAASVEVMYLAAVRGPRVISSVVAVPLRSHQDLMVTATGHVISLIPGSLVVEVDRSTSTLYLHGLNVSSPEEVENLRREVRSIEAGLIRIMGSREELEAIRQEAAS; from the coding sequence ATGAGCCGCCGGCGGATTTCTCTGCGCCAGGAACTGCCCCTGCTGGTATGGCTGGTGATCGTCTGGGGCGCCCTGTGGCAGGACTTCAGCCCCGGCAACCTGCTGTTCGGCGCGTTGCTGGCCGTGCTCGTGGCCCGGATGTTCTACCTGCCGCCGGTAGAAGTCAGCGGCCGCTTCAACATTCTTCACGCCGTGCCATTTGCCCTGCGTTTCCTGGGCAGGGTGGCGGCAGCGAGCGTTGAGGTTATGTACCTGGCGGCTGTCCGCGGCCCGCGGGTCATCAGCTCCGTCGTCGCAGTGCCGTTGCGGAGCCACCAGGACCTCATGGTCACCGCCACCGGGCACGTGATCTCGCTGATCCCAGGCTCCTTGGTGGTGGAAGTGGACCGGTCAACGTCCACCTTGTACCTCCACGGGCTCAACGTCAGCAGCCCGGAAGAGGTAGAGAACCTGCGCAGGGAAGTCCGCTCGATCGAGGCCGGCCTGATCAGGATCATGGGCTCCCGCGAAGAACTCGAAGCAATCCGGCAGGAGGCCGCATCATGA
- a CDS encoding Na+/H+ antiporter subunit D encodes MNIASFAPLAVVLPILGAALAFLLIRHSRAQRAVSIGVLSLTLLLECLLLGSVWDGGTAAVNIGGWLPPWGITMVVDQFSSLMLVVSSAISLAVLVYATGQGMADGDHDAPVSIFHPTYLILVAGVSNAFLSGDLFNLYVGFEILLTASYVLMTLGGTGPRIRAGVTYVVVSVVSSVLFLISIAMVYGATGTVNMADLAIKLADLDGGTRTLLHVMLLVAFGIKAAVFPLSFWLPDSYPTAPAPVTAVFAGLLTKVGVYAMVRTETLLFPGDSLNTPLMVAALLTMVVGILGALAQSDIKRLLSFTLVSHIGYMVFGLAMSSVAGLGAAVFYVAHHITIQTSLFLVAGLIERRGGSSSVDRLAGLAKLSPMLALLFFIPAMNLAGIPPFSGFLGKVGLIQAGIELGTPLAYALVIGGVVTSLLTLLAVARVWNRAFWRKPSDAEHPDPVLLAAPEDSDTGSRAGRKNVTLLPRTMVGSTLGLVALGVSLTVFAGPLFTVSDQAAHEMLDRSAYIQAVLGEDTQVPSVALKDGGGK; translated from the coding sequence GTGAACATCGCAAGCTTTGCCCCGCTCGCCGTCGTTCTTCCCATCCTCGGTGCTGCCCTGGCCTTCCTCCTGATCCGGCACTCCCGCGCCCAGCGCGCGGTGAGCATCGGGGTGCTGTCCCTGACGCTCCTGCTGGAGTGCCTGCTGTTGGGCTCCGTGTGGGACGGCGGAACCGCCGCCGTGAACATCGGTGGCTGGCTGCCGCCGTGGGGCATCACGATGGTGGTGGACCAGTTCTCGTCCCTCATGCTCGTGGTGTCGTCGGCTATCAGCCTCGCCGTGCTGGTCTATGCCACCGGGCAGGGCATGGCCGACGGCGACCACGACGCGCCGGTGTCGATCTTCCACCCCACCTACCTGATCCTGGTGGCCGGGGTCTCCAACGCGTTCCTGTCCGGCGACCTGTTCAACCTGTACGTCGGTTTCGAGATCCTGCTGACGGCAAGCTATGTGCTGATGACGTTGGGCGGAACCGGCCCGCGCATCCGCGCCGGTGTCACTTACGTGGTGGTCTCCGTGGTGTCCTCGGTGCTGTTCCTGATCTCCATCGCCATGGTCTACGGCGCCACCGGAACCGTGAACATGGCCGACCTCGCCATCAAGCTGGCGGACCTGGACGGGGGAACCCGGACCCTGCTGCACGTGATGCTCCTGGTGGCCTTCGGCATCAAGGCGGCCGTGTTCCCGCTCTCCTTCTGGCTGCCTGACTCCTACCCCACGGCGCCCGCGCCGGTCACCGCGGTATTCGCCGGCCTGCTGACCAAAGTCGGGGTCTACGCGATGGTGCGCACGGAGACACTGCTCTTCCCGGGGGACAGCCTGAACACTCCGCTGATGGTGGCGGCGCTGCTGACCATGGTGGTGGGAATCCTTGGCGCCTTGGCGCAGAGCGACATCAAACGTCTGTTGTCCTTCACCCTGGTGAGCCACATCGGCTACATGGTGTTTGGGCTGGCTATGTCCTCGGTGGCCGGGCTGGGCGCCGCCGTGTTCTACGTGGCCCACCACATCACCATTCAGACCAGCCTTTTCCTGGTCGCGGGCCTGATCGAACGCCGTGGCGGCAGCTCCTCCGTGGACAGGTTGGCAGGCCTGGCCAAGCTGTCACCCATGCTGGCCCTGCTGTTCTTTATACCCGCCATGAACCTGGCCGGGATCCCGCCGTTCTCCGGGTTCCTGGGGAAGGTGGGGCTCATCCAGGCGGGCATCGAACTGGGCACCCCGCTGGCCTACGCCCTGGTGATCGGCGGCGTGGTCACCAGCCTCCTGACCCTGCTGGCAGTCGCACGGGTCTGGAACCGCGCGTTCTGGCGCAAGCCCTCGGACGCCGAGCACCCGGACCCCGTCTTGCTGGCTGCGCCCGAGGATTCGGACACCGGCAGCCGGGCCGGCCGCAAGAACGTCACGCTGCTGCCCCGGACCATGGTGGGTTCAACGCTGGGCCTGGTGGCTCTGGGAGTGTCACTGACGGTCTTCGCCGGCCCGCTGTTCACAGTCTCGGACCAGGCCGCCCACGAGATGCTGGACAGATCCGCCTACATCCAGGCCGTTCTGGGCGAGGACACGCAGGTTCCCTCGGTGGCACTGAAAGACGGAGGAGGCAAATGA
- a CDS encoding Na(+)/H(+) antiporter subunit C: MSVNLTLLTVMGALYACGIYLILERSLTRVLLGLMLLANATNLLILATGGYAGLAPLYNKDTAAHEYSDPLPQALILTSIVISFAVTAFMLGIIYRTWVLARQDEIQDDVEDLRVAETPRFDAEDDAPVPAETSEFPLTMLGGDGGAVSDHPRTADGPEASSGSVTVGAKELPAADAAAEEQPGSQNVTPGPEGGVK; the protein is encoded by the coding sequence ATGAGCGTCAACCTGACCCTGCTGACCGTCATGGGTGCCCTGTATGCGTGCGGCATCTACCTGATCCTGGAACGCAGCCTCACCCGGGTGCTGCTGGGACTGATGCTGCTGGCCAACGCCACCAACCTGCTGATCCTGGCCACCGGCGGCTATGCCGGACTGGCGCCGCTGTACAACAAGGACACCGCCGCCCACGAGTACTCGGACCCCCTTCCGCAGGCACTGATTCTCACGTCGATCGTGATCTCCTTCGCAGTGACGGCCTTTATGCTCGGCATCATTTACCGCACTTGGGTCCTGGCCCGCCAGGATGAGATCCAGGACGACGTCGAGGACCTCCGCGTCGCCGAGACGCCCCGCTTCGATGCCGAGGATGATGCCCCCGTCCCAGCCGAAACGTCCGAGTTTCCCCTGACCATGCTGGGCGGCGACGGGGGCGCCGTCTCAGACCACCCCCGGACGGCGGACGGCCCGGAAGCGTCCAGCGGTTCCGTCACGGTCGGGGCCAAGGAGCTTCCTGCCGCGGATGCCGCCGCTGAAGAGCAACCCGGCTCGCAGAACGTAACCCCTGGTCCCGAAGGAGGTGTGAAGTGA
- a CDS encoding Na+/H+ antiporter subunit A encodes MITVLAVHFAVAAVAPFLFRVWGRNAFYALAAVPAASFAWLLFQHAGVYSDAGAVSEVFPWIPGLDLELAFRLDPLAWVMSLLILGVGALVLVYCARYFSPEDRDLGGFAAQFLAFAGVMFGLVIADDLLLMFIFWELTTILSYLLIGFARTRLAARRSALQALMVTTAGGLAMLVGLIMLGHSAGTYRISAILAQAPTLVSGPSGATVAAAVVLILTGAISKSALVPFHFWLPGAMAAPTPVSAYLHAAAMVKAGIYLVARLAPGFSDATYWQIIVLGLGLATMLVGGYRALRQTDIKLILAYGTVSQLGFLTMVAGLGTPDAALAGLAMLLAHGLFKATLFLVVGIIDQQAGTRDVRQLSGVFRSSRALGIVAGIGAASMAGVPLLAGFVAKESVLEAFVHHASDGEAWSMVVLVGIVIGSILTFAYSARFMWGAFAVKPGIELTTFKPVKPSFLAAPALLSLLSIVYGLWPAPVDAWVQPYAALFASTASDAGTPAEQAGHLALWHGFTASLGLTALTFALGQAMYFGRTLVARAQSRVPSWIDGDRIYQLTIGALDDTAVWITGRTQRGSLYFYLAVILTVAFVLPLTAMLLAGKPLPANLYFIDPYSPLQPVVGAGIVIGALAAVKANKRFLAVLMVAVSGYGIALMFALQGAPDLALTQVLVETIILVAFVLAMRSLPAELRDRTGGKYRVVRVIIGVAFGITMVFAAIHAMGARVAAPVSLEFPRLAYEGGGGLNIVNVTLVDIRAWDTFGEISVLALAATGVASLIFVRDRGDRSRVPDTIAEGSVGRQVAVVPGSRDAAALAISRKFAASARDAWIVAGRTLAPERRSIIFEVVTRLTFHSLIIFSLYLLLAGHSLPGGGFAGGLTAGLALAIRYLAGGRFELREATPVGAGTLLGIGLATAAASGVVPLLLGGQVFQTAIIELWLPVFGDIKFVTSTIFDIGVYIVVIGLVLDVLRSLGSEIDEHFEEQRTAPAEDLPTDHDPAAAPVQEPVGVPAGTAATDQA; translated from the coding sequence GTGATCACAGTTCTTGCCGTGCACTTTGCGGTGGCCGCCGTGGCGCCGTTTCTCTTCAGGGTCTGGGGCCGGAACGCTTTCTACGCGCTGGCGGCTGTGCCCGCTGCATCCTTTGCCTGGCTGCTGTTCCAGCACGCGGGCGTGTACTCGGACGCCGGCGCGGTCTCAGAGGTCTTCCCGTGGATTCCCGGGCTGGACCTTGAACTCGCCTTCCGGCTCGATCCCCTTGCCTGGGTGATGTCGCTCCTGATCCTGGGCGTCGGCGCCTTGGTGCTCGTCTATTGCGCCCGGTATTTCAGCCCCGAAGACCGGGATCTGGGTGGATTCGCCGCCCAGTTCCTCGCCTTCGCCGGAGTGATGTTCGGCCTGGTGATAGCCGACGATCTTCTCCTGATGTTCATATTCTGGGAACTCACCACCATCCTGTCCTACCTGCTGATCGGCTTCGCCCGCACCAGGCTGGCGGCCCGGCGTTCGGCGCTGCAGGCCCTGATGGTCACCACCGCGGGCGGGCTGGCCATGCTGGTGGGGCTGATCATGCTGGGGCACAGCGCCGGCACCTACCGGATTTCGGCGATTCTGGCGCAGGCACCCACCCTGGTGAGCGGACCTTCGGGCGCAACCGTTGCTGCCGCCGTCGTACTTATCCTGACGGGCGCCATCAGTAAGTCCGCCCTGGTTCCCTTCCACTTCTGGCTTCCCGGAGCCATGGCGGCTCCCACCCCGGTGAGCGCATACCTCCACGCCGCGGCGATGGTAAAGGCCGGGATCTACCTGGTGGCGCGGCTCGCCCCGGGGTTTTCCGACGCCACGTACTGGCAGATCATCGTGCTGGGGCTCGGCCTGGCCACCATGCTGGTAGGCGGCTACCGGGCTCTACGGCAGACCGACATCAAACTCATCCTGGCCTACGGCACCGTCAGCCAGCTGGGGTTCCTGACGATGGTGGCGGGCCTGGGCACGCCGGATGCAGCTCTCGCAGGGCTCGCGATGCTCCTCGCCCACGGACTTTTCAAGGCCACCCTCTTCCTGGTGGTAGGCATCATCGACCAGCAGGCGGGGACCCGCGATGTCCGCCAGCTGTCCGGCGTATTCCGGTCGTCGCGGGCGCTCGGAATTGTGGCCGGCATCGGTGCCGCCTCGATGGCCGGTGTCCCTCTGCTCGCAGGGTTCGTGGCCAAGGAATCAGTCCTGGAAGCCTTTGTCCACCACGCATCCGACGGCGAGGCCTGGAGCATGGTGGTCCTCGTGGGCATCGTCATTGGGTCCATTCTCACGTTCGCCTACAGTGCCCGCTTCATGTGGGGAGCGTTCGCGGTGAAACCGGGTATTGAGCTGACCACGTTCAAGCCGGTCAAGCCTTCCTTCCTGGCGGCCCCGGCGCTCCTCAGCCTCCTGAGCATCGTCTATGGCCTCTGGCCGGCGCCGGTGGACGCCTGGGTCCAGCCCTACGCGGCGCTGTTCGCCTCCACCGCGTCCGACGCCGGCACCCCGGCCGAGCAGGCAGGCCACCTTGCGCTGTGGCACGGTTTCACAGCATCCCTGGGACTGACCGCCCTAACGTTCGCGCTGGGCCAGGCGATGTACTTCGGACGAACCCTGGTGGCCCGCGCGCAGTCCCGCGTGCCCAGCTGGATCGACGGCGACCGCATCTACCAGCTCACCATCGGTGCCCTGGATGACACCGCCGTCTGGATCACGGGCCGCACGCAGCGTGGTTCCCTGTACTTCTACCTCGCCGTTATCCTCACGGTGGCATTCGTCCTGCCGCTGACGGCCATGCTGCTGGCGGGCAAGCCGCTCCCTGCGAACCTTTATTTCATCGACCCCTACTCGCCGCTGCAGCCGGTGGTCGGCGCGGGGATTGTGATCGGCGCGTTGGCCGCGGTTAAGGCCAACAAACGGTTCCTCGCTGTGCTGATGGTGGCAGTGTCCGGGTACGGGATCGCCCTGATGTTCGCGCTCCAGGGCGCACCGGATCTGGCCCTGACGCAGGTCCTTGTGGAAACCATCATCCTGGTGGCCTTCGTTCTGGCCATGCGCAGCCTGCCCGCCGAACTCCGCGACCGCACCGGCGGCAAGTACCGGGTGGTCCGTGTGATCATTGGGGTGGCTTTCGGAATCACCATGGTCTTCGCCGCCATCCACGCCATGGGCGCCCGGGTGGCCGCCCCGGTGTCCTTGGAATTCCCCCGCCTCGCCTATGAAGGCGGCGGCGGTCTGAACATCGTCAACGTGACGCTGGTGGACATCCGCGCGTGGGACACCTTCGGTGAAATATCCGTCCTGGCCCTGGCCGCCACAGGTGTGGCCAGCCTTATCTTCGTCCGCGACCGTGGAGACCGGAGCAGGGTCCCTGACACCATTGCCGAGGGCAGCGTTGGCCGCCAGGTTGCGGTGGTTCCCGGGTCGCGGGACGCAGCAGCTCTGGCCATCAGCCGCAAATTCGCAGCCTCCGCCCGGGACGCCTGGATCGTGGCGGGACGCACCCTGGCACCGGAGCGGCGCTCCATTATCTTTGAAGTGGTCACGCGGCTGACCTTCCACTCCCTGATCATCTTCTCGCTCTACCTCCTTCTGGCCGGCCACAGCCTGCCCGGCGGCGGATTCGCCGGCGGCTTGACTGCCGGACTTGCCTTGGCCATCCGGTACCTGGCCGGTGGCCGGTTCGAACTGCGCGAGGCCACCCCCGTCGGCGCCGGGACGCTGCTGGGGATCGGGCTCGCTACGGCGGCCGCCTCCGGTGTGGTGCCGCTGCTGCTGGGCGGCCAGGTATTTCAGACCGCCATCATTGAACTCTGGCTTCCGGTGTTCGGGGACATCAAGTTCGTCACGTCCACCATCTTCGACATCGGCGTGTATATCGTGGTGATCGGCCTGGTGCTGGACGTTCTGCGCAGCTTGGGCTCCGAGATCGACGAACACTTCGAAGAGCAGCGGACTGCTCCTGCCGAAGACCTGCCAACCGACCACGACCCTGCCGCTGCCCCGGTGCAGGAGCCCGTGGGCGTCCCCGCCGGAACCGCCGCGACGGACCAAGCATGA